A region from the Lolium perenne isolate Kyuss_39 chromosome 4, Kyuss_2.0, whole genome shotgun sequence genome encodes:
- the LOC139839341 gene encoding uncharacterized protein encodes MEKAWHQANSCEVLSREGQPGTAPMKMLFSGYRASLKTKAAETLAQLATLEDAEKTVEERRTFLYNQVVTSYHKAKIERAGLARELEAVKVEAAKVPQLESDLRAARAQCAESEEAGRSAAGKLKLAEQELTRLRLLEQNHLTELNSLGRRRRRRWTI; translated from the exons atggagaaggcatggcaccaggcgaactcctgcgaggtactcagccgggaggggcagcctggcacggcgcccatgaagatgcttttctccggctatcgcgccagcctcaagaccaaggccgccgagacccttgcccagctggcgacgctggaggatgccgagaag acggttgaggagcggcgcaccttcttgtacaaccaggtggtgaccagctaccacaaggctaagatcgagcgagccggcttggctcgcgagctggaggctgtcaagg ttgaggccgccaaggtcccgcagctggagtcggatctccgagccgctcgcgcgcagtgcgccgagagcgaggaggcgggccgatctgccgcaggcaagctcaagctggctgagcaggagctgacgcggctgcgcctgctggagcagaaccatctcaccgagctcaactccctcggacggcggagaaggcgaaggtggacgatctga